From the genome of Cytobacillus firmus, one region includes:
- a CDS encoding DUF1672 family protein, which translates to MNIRTRIMLTIIGIPLMLGGCSGKNSTNNNKDSEITKETQAAASEETMVSVQDYTGEGYALPYGKETNKIADDHLAQIEEAALNFFKEKYKTDVTVHNVVGAKDGATVFVESKGEPHFYTYAVVPIDAQGKKVKTEMIWADEFQVENAIKGGLYHMIFNEEFKKLDNYLESVAAYGQVTGKTEEALQNAGGQGFMAPYYFISMTDEELAITPVYDLYINNPDESVENLRKAYDETQFNPENFFINIQYFMADEESEPNKEIFNGIVNELEEMTSIPRGSYSLFLNDNFIDKQSADGTKDNSLEQSFPDYIIKD; encoded by the coding sequence ATGAATATTAGAACAAGAATAATGCTTACTATTATTGGAATACCCCTAATGCTTGGAGGATGTTCTGGTAAGAATAGCACGAACAACAATAAAGACAGTGAAATAACAAAAGAAACACAGGCTGCCGCCTCTGAAGAAACAATGGTAAGTGTTCAGGATTATACCGGGGAAGGCTATGCACTTCCATATGGAAAAGAAACGAATAAAATCGCTGATGATCATCTTGCTCAAATAGAGGAAGCTGCCCTCAATTTTTTTAAGGAGAAATATAAGACCGATGTAACGGTGCATAATGTAGTCGGTGCTAAGGATGGGGCTACTGTGTTTGTAGAATCAAAAGGTGAGCCGCATTTCTACACTTATGCTGTAGTACCAATTGATGCACAAGGAAAAAAAGTGAAGACAGAAATGATTTGGGCGGATGAATTTCAGGTGGAGAATGCCATTAAAGGCGGATTGTATCACATGATTTTTAATGAAGAATTCAAGAAGCTCGATAACTACCTTGAGTCAGTTGCGGCTTATGGACAAGTAACAGGTAAAACAGAAGAGGCCCTCCAAAATGCTGGCGGACAAGGTTTTATGGCACCCTATTATTTTATTTCCATGACAGATGAAGAGTTGGCTATTACGCCAGTCTATGACCTTTATATAAATAATCCTGATGAAAGTGTAGAAAACTTACGGAAAGCTTATGATGAAACACAATTTAATCCTGAAAATTTCTTTATAAATATACAATATTTCATGGCTGACGAAGAATCAGAACCAAACAAAGAAATATTTAATGGAATCGTGAACGAACTCGAAGAGATGACTTCAATTCCTAGAGGTTCTTACAGTCTTTTTCTTAATGATAATTTCATTGATAAACAGAGTGCAGATGGGACTAAGGATAACTCTTTGGAACAGTCCTTCCCTGACTATATTATAAAAGATTAA
- a CDS encoding DUF1672 family protein: MHKKTKILLCSVGISLMLGGCSGMNSTNNNQDTEKTKETQAAPSEETKISVQDYTGEGYALPYGRVTDEIADKNLAQIEEAATSFFKEKYMTDVTVHNVVGAKDGATVFVESKGEPHFYTYAVVPIDELEKKVMTEKIWADEFQVENAIKGGLYGMIFKKEFNQLDNYFDSLAAEGQITGKTYEAIQKVGGKGFSTPYYFISIADETAIQPVYDLFMKNPDESAENLRKAFEDNSFSAENLFINIQLFMADKSANPDKKLFDKIIKDLEEMTSIPRGSYSFVLNDNFIDKQSSSGMGDNSLDLLKDIIKE; encoded by the coding sequence ATGCACAAGAAAACAAAAATTTTACTCTGCAGTGTTGGGATATCATTAATGCTTGGAGGATGTTCTGGTATGAATAGCACAAATAACAATCAAGACACTGAAAAAACAAAAGAAACACAGGCTGCCCCTTCTGAAGAAACTAAGATTAGCGTTCAGGATTATACAGGTGAGGGCTATGCATTACCATATGGAAGAGTGACAGATGAAATTGCTGATAAAAACCTTGCTCAGATAGAGGAAGCTGCCACCAGCTTTTTCAAAGAGAAATATATGACAGACGTAACTGTGCATAATGTGGTAGGTGCAAAGGATGGGGCCACTGTGTTTGTAGAATCAAAAGGCGAACCGCATTTCTACACCTATGCTGTAGTACCAATAGATGAACTGGAAAAGAAAGTAATGACGGAAAAGATATGGGCGGACGAATTCCAGGTCGAGAATGCCATTAAAGGCGGGTTGTATGGCATGATCTTCAAAAAAGAATTTAATCAACTCGATAACTACTTTGATTCACTTGCAGCAGAAGGTCAAATTACTGGCAAAACTTATGAAGCCATTCAAAAAGTTGGAGGCAAGGGTTTCTCAACCCCTTATTATTTTATTTCAATAGCCGATGAGACAGCTATCCAACCTGTATATGACCTTTTCATGAAAAATCCTGATGAAAGTGCAGAAAACCTCAGGAAGGCTTTTGAGGACAATTCATTCTCGGCAGAAAACCTTTTCATTAATATTCAATTATTTATGGCTGATAAAAGTGCAAATCCAGATAAAAAGTTGTTTGATAAAATCATAAAAGACCTTGAAGAAATGACCTCAATCCCTAGAGGTTCATATAGTTTTGTGTTAAATGATAATTTTATTGATAAGCAGAGCTCCAGCGGTATGGGAGATAATTCACTGGATTTACTAAAAGATATTATCAAAGAATAA
- a CDS encoding SA1320 family protein: MNTLNGSPNINENISINNDKDLVELAGYYAYTYPQKGEILKVNGIKYQVRHEHYEDPTGLDAMTVVNMETEEISIIYVGTDAHGEYGKQDIITDAQLLSDLTPAQLAEARNYFNEMNEKYKQFGGVQSIAGNSLGGGLVGAVAIENPEVKAVTLNPALLPDGMMDPDKTYDNITNYFSSYDVLTQTLIALDLHGRIPGKQYEIFNGIPEFSKLATNHTGYLRNEDGTQFYVIGEVGKPGYGKIYVDADAHIVSSIWTGVPLYGGHSDRIEINKESLDLLASSLQNHVMERLNLAHEYLGNSVAIVDDEASRYYERLSRLQKIFEEMFENLISEPLFMGITSISNRLTAEIDHLVSLLNVAESHAKSLNYILNSPPAELLEHIFRTNVSVEGIFNEIRGFLYDLKADVQDLSKSLIRIISNKIPELFEGGKELWYDAVVSELKAHYGIVNNNRDKLLSHISEYQKQVQDVASNFHDRDLSLGQSIRSKSTHSNSISVQGTNTYKLEDSPYMELRMKIKEFQMDTSYSAFTASTQALLFPILHKGWVITLNIENALELLSSTIKGATKFALDYTIPGKLFGLFSDFDDKIRNSVNNALEPLDEFAGTIEGIRKGLDRLMAEYPTLLENFRPYVETAIFNNSGYYNVHLYNLASIAILREMEMLFDDVVYQLGNHKAEAIEALCDVSKKVKGNMGVLYEQVDRGTIN; encoded by the coding sequence ATGAATACACTTAATGGTTCACCAAATATAAATGAAAATATCTCCATAAACAATGATAAAGATTTGGTTGAGCTAGCTGGCTACTATGCCTATACCTATCCCCAAAAAGGGGAAATCCTAAAAGTAAATGGAATAAAATATCAGGTTCGCCACGAGCACTATGAAGATCCAACCGGGCTTGATGCAATGACAGTTGTAAATATGGAGACTGAAGAAATATCCATCATCTATGTAGGAACAGATGCACATGGAGAATACGGCAAGCAGGATATTATTACAGATGCCCAGCTTTTAAGTGACCTGACACCTGCACAGCTAGCTGAAGCAAGAAATTATTTTAATGAAATGAATGAAAAATACAAACAATTTGGCGGCGTCCAATCGATCGCAGGAAATTCACTTGGCGGCGGTCTGGTTGGTGCAGTAGCAATTGAAAATCCAGAGGTTAAGGCCGTAACACTGAACCCTGCCCTCCTTCCTGATGGAATGATGGACCCTGATAAAACGTATGACAACATCACAAACTACTTCAGCAGCTACGATGTGCTGACTCAGACTTTAATCGCATTGGATCTGCATGGCAGGATTCCAGGAAAACAGTATGAAATCTTCAATGGGATTCCAGAATTCTCAAAGCTTGCTACAAACCATACAGGCTATCTGAGGAATGAAGATGGCACTCAGTTTTATGTTATCGGAGAAGTCGGCAAGCCGGGTTATGGAAAAATCTATGTGGATGCAGATGCCCATATCGTATCCAGCATTTGGACGGGAGTACCGCTGTATGGCGGGCACTCAGACCGCATTGAGATTAACAAGGAGAGCCTTGATCTTCTGGCTTCCTCCCTGCAAAACCATGTAATGGAAAGACTGAATCTTGCTCACGAATACTTGGGCAATTCGGTTGCCATTGTAGACGATGAAGCCAGCCGTTATTATGAACGGCTCAGCCGTCTGCAGAAGATTTTCGAAGAGATGTTTGAAAATCTGATCAGTGAACCGCTGTTTATGGGGATTACTTCGATCAGCAACCGATTAACAGCCGAAATTGACCATTTGGTTTCTTTGTTAAATGTGGCGGAAAGTCATGCTAAATCCCTGAACTATATACTGAATTCACCGCCTGCTGAGCTGCTTGAACATATTTTCCGGACGAACGTCAGTGTGGAAGGCATCTTTAATGAAATCCGCGGCTTTTTGTACGATTTGAAAGCAGATGTTCAGGATCTTTCCAAAAGCCTTATCCGGATTATTTCCAATAAAATCCCGGAACTTTTTGAGGGCGGAAAAGAACTTTGGTATGATGCTGTAGTCAGTGAATTAAAAGCCCATTATGGAATCGTGAACAATAACAGGGATAAGCTTCTTTCGCATATCAGCGAATATCAGAAACAAGTTCAGGATGTTGCCTCTAACTTTCATGACCGGGACCTTTCCCTGGGACAGTCGATTAGAAGCAAATCCACCCATTCCAATTCCATATCCGTACAGGGAACGAATACGTATAAGCTGGAAGATTCCCCATATATGGAGCTGAGGATGAAGATTAAGGAATTCCAGATGGATACGTCTTATTCTGCTTTCACTGCATCAACCCAGGCACTTCTCTTTCCTATATTGCATAAGGGCTGGGTGATTACCCTGAACATTGAAAATGCACTTGAACTCCTGTCGAGCACTATCAAAGGCGCAACCAAATTCGCCTTGGACTACACCATCCCCGGCAAGTTATTCGGCCTGTTTTCGGACTTTGACGATAAAATCCGAAACAGCGTCAACAACGCGCTGGAGCCTTTGGATGAATTTGCCGGTACGATTGAAGGCATCAGAAAAGGATTAGACCGATTAATGGCGGAGTATCCTACTCTATTAGAGAATTTCAGGCCTTATGTTGAGACAGCCATATTCAATAACAGCGGCTACTATAATGTCCACCTCTATAACCTTGCATCCATTGCTATTTTAAGAGAAATGGAAATGCTGTTTGATGATGTGGTGTATCAGCTTGGGAATCACAAAGCTGAAGCGATTGAGGCATTGTGTGACGTTTCTAAAAAAGTGAAGGGTAATATGGGGGTATTGTACGAACAGGTGGATCGCGGGACGATAAATTAA
- a CDS encoding glycoside hydrolase family 13 protein, whose translation MKKTWWKESVVYQVYWRSFYDSNGDGIGDLEGLLLKLHYIKDLGADVIWLNPMYQSPDKDNGYDISDYYGVMEKAGDMQTVERLISEVHNLGMKIIMDLVVNHTSDQHPWFLESRSSKDNPKRDWYIWKDAKDGKEPNNWRSYFAPSPWTLEEKTGQYYFHSFAAEQPDLNWENREVREEIYRIMRFWLDKGIDGFRMDVINLLAKQKDYRDAANPYDLSYLGNNPGIHEYLQEMNHEVLKHYDIMTVGEIPFVTPEDGLLYVGEDRNELHTLFHFQVADDMPSWDMLRYKEIQKQWYEGLKGKGWNSQFLNNHDHTRQVTRYGNDGEYRVESAKLLGTLVHTMPGTPYIFQGEEIGMTGVCFENISDYRDIAMKNKYNELVRRGEDPVQVLKDLQPLSRDNSRTPVQWDDSKNAGFTSGISWIKVNPNYKEINVKRELETPDSVFHYYKKLIALRKENEVMVYGDYADHSDGQEELYIYTRSLGEVTWLIVLNQSERTNEVKLPEIAHGTGKELLLGNYAEIPVGDSAEKLVMRPYEARIYRILNKR comes from the coding sequence TTGAAAAAAACATGGTGGAAAGAATCGGTGGTCTATCAGGTATATTGGAGAAGTTTCTATGACTCCAATGGAGACGGGATCGGTGACCTGGAAGGCCTTCTGTTAAAGCTGCATTACATTAAAGATCTTGGGGCGGACGTCATCTGGCTGAATCCTATGTATCAATCTCCTGACAAAGATAATGGATATGATATTTCGGATTATTATGGGGTAATGGAAAAGGCAGGGGATATGCAAACTGTCGAGCGGTTAATCTCTGAAGTTCATAACCTTGGTATGAAAATAATTATGGACTTAGTCGTTAATCATACGTCTGATCAGCATCCATGGTTTCTGGAGTCCAGGTCTTCGAAGGATAACCCGAAAAGAGACTGGTATATTTGGAAAGATGCTAAAGATGGAAAAGAACCAAACAATTGGCGCTCCTACTTTGCCCCCTCACCGTGGACGCTGGAAGAGAAAACGGGCCAATATTATTTCCATTCTTTTGCTGCAGAACAGCCTGACCTGAACTGGGAAAATCGCGAAGTGCGTGAAGAAATCTACAGGATCATGCGTTTTTGGCTCGATAAAGGAATAGACGGATTCCGTATGGATGTTATCAATCTGCTGGCAAAACAGAAGGACTATAGAGATGCGGCTAACCCGTATGACCTCTCCTACTTAGGCAATAACCCGGGAATACATGAATACCTGCAGGAAATGAACCATGAAGTCCTTAAACACTATGACATCATGACGGTGGGGGAAATCCCATTTGTCACGCCTGAAGATGGCTTATTATACGTTGGAGAAGATCGAAATGAACTCCATACCTTATTCCATTTTCAGGTGGCTGATGATATGCCATCCTGGGATATGCTTCGATACAAGGAAATTCAGAAGCAGTGGTATGAAGGGTTAAAGGGGAAAGGCTGGAACTCGCAGTTTTTAAATAACCACGATCATACACGGCAGGTAACCAGATATGGAAATGATGGGGAATACCGGGTAGAATCGGCTAAATTACTCGGTACGCTAGTTCATACCATGCCGGGAACTCCCTATATTTTTCAAGGGGAAGAAATAGGAATGACCGGTGTATGTTTCGAAAATATCTCAGATTACCGGGACATCGCTATGAAAAATAAGTACAATGAGCTGGTAAGACGGGGTGAAGATCCTGTTCAGGTCCTTAAAGATCTGCAGCCGCTAAGCAGAGACAACTCACGAACACCTGTACAGTGGGATGACAGCAAAAACGCCGGTTTCACAAGCGGTATTTCATGGATAAAAGTAAACCCGAATTACAAAGAAATCAATGTTAAAAGGGAGCTTGAAACTCCGGACTCCGTCTTCCATTATTATAAAAAGCTGATAGCATTGCGGAAAGAAAATGAAGTTATGGTTTACGGTGACTATGCGGATCACTCTGATGGCCAGGAAGAATTATATATCTATACCCGGTCTTTGGGGGAAGTTACATGGCTGATAGTCCTTAATCAAAGTGAAAGAACAAATGAGGTCAAATTACCGGAGATTGCACATGGTACCGGGAAAGAACTTCTGCTTGGCAATTATGCTGAAATTCCAGTAGGAGATTCTGCAGAAAAGCTAGTTATGCGCCCTTATGAAGCAAGGATTTATAGAATTTTGAACAAGCGGTGA
- a CDS encoding FAD-dependent oxidoreductase codes for MEMYTQIKNIEISKQADVIVAGGGPAGIAAAIASARQGADTILLERNGFLGGMGSAALVNPFMSFSSGKTQLVKGIFQEMIDRLKDAGAFGGGGHAWSFDPEVYKYVLNEMALESGVRLQFHSFVVDAVTEGNLISGIIIESKSGRQLLKAKTFIDCTGDGDLAARAGAEFKIGRESDGQCQPASIMFKMGGVTNRKKACEYAVEDERLPQGRVLFFKMPREGEVMINMTRIVNVDALDVDDLTRAEIEGRKQVKEIVEYMQENVEGFENSYLVTTGPQIGIRESRRIMGEYVLTAEDVLECRKFDDAIASCSYMIDIHNPTGAGTEKVILPKGQWYDIPYRCLLPKDFDNLLVAGRCISSTHEAHSSLRIQPTCYAMGQAAGMAAALSVDKGIHPKALNTEELRSNLLKENCFIRESISSS; via the coding sequence ATGGAAATGTATACTCAGATAAAAAATATAGAGATTTCAAAACAGGCAGATGTAATCGTAGCTGGCGGCGGCCCTGCCGGGATTGCGGCTGCCATTGCATCAGCAAGGCAGGGAGCAGATACCATCCTACTTGAACGCAATGGTTTTTTAGGAGGAATGGGCTCCGCTGCACTTGTAAATCCGTTCATGAGTTTTTCCTCAGGGAAAACCCAGCTGGTGAAAGGCATCTTTCAGGAAATGATTGATCGTCTGAAGGACGCGGGAGCATTTGGAGGAGGAGGGCATGCCTGGTCCTTTGATCCTGAAGTTTATAAATATGTCCTGAATGAAATGGCTCTCGAAAGCGGGGTCCGGCTTCAATTCCATTCTTTTGTGGTCGATGCGGTGACAGAGGGGAATCTGATTTCAGGGATAATCATTGAAAGCAAATCAGGACGTCAGCTGTTAAAAGCAAAAACATTCATTGATTGTACTGGGGATGGCGATCTGGCAGCCAGAGCAGGAGCGGAATTCAAGATTGGACGTGAGTCTGATGGCCAGTGTCAGCCTGCAAGCATTATGTTCAAAATGGGTGGAGTCACAAACCGGAAAAAGGCTTGTGAGTATGCAGTTGAAGATGAAAGGCTTCCACAGGGAAGGGTATTATTTTTTAAGATGCCGCGTGAAGGAGAGGTCATGATTAATATGACCCGCATCGTCAACGTGGATGCCCTGGATGTGGATGATTTAACAAGAGCAGAAATCGAAGGCAGAAAGCAAGTCAAAGAGATTGTTGAATATATGCAAGAAAACGTGGAAGGGTTTGAAAACTCTTACCTGGTTACGACAGGTCCGCAAATTGGCATTCGTGAATCACGCCGGATTATGGGTGAATATGTTTTAACTGCTGAGGACGTACTGGAATGCCGAAAGTTTGATGATGCTATTGCTTCCTGCTCCTATATGATTGATATTCATAATCCAACAGGGGCCGGGACTGAGAAGGTGATTCTGCCGAAGGGTCAATGGTATGACATTCCTTACCGCTGCCTGCTTCCAAAGGATTTCGATAACCTTCTGGTAGCGGGGAGATGTATTTCTTCTACACATGAAGCTCATTCTTCCCTCCGTATTCAGCCGACATGCTATGCAATGGGCCAGGCAGCAGGCATGGCAGCAGCACTGTCTGTCGATAAGGGCATCCATCCTAAAGCACTTAATACGGAAGAGTTAAGAAGCAATCTATTAAAAGAAAATTGCTTTATCAGGGAAAGTATTTCATCAAGCTGA
- a CDS encoding carbohydrate ABC transporter permease codes for MSNRRREMLKRIPLYAFLIFGSIGMLVPFVWMISSALKPNNEIFTSPPTFLPKDANWGNFIAAWNSGDFTQYFINTSIISVLTTVITLFICSLAGYTFAKFNFMGKKLLFLLFLGTMMIPMQVIMIPIFLMMSKIGLLNSYWSVILPLVANAYGVFLMRQFMSTIPTELMEAARIDGCSEFRIFWQIILPLTKPALVTLGILTFLGAWNEFLWPLIMLDSPDMMTLQVALTQFQGQYEVKWNLLMAASALSMIPIALIFIVFQRYLVEGIASSGVKG; via the coding sequence ATGAGCAATAGACGCAGAGAGATGTTAAAGCGAATACCTTTATATGCATTTTTGATATTCGGTTCAATTGGGATGCTTGTTCCATTTGTCTGGATGATTTCAAGTGCTTTGAAGCCCAATAATGAAATCTTTACAAGTCCTCCTACATTCCTGCCCAAGGATGCAAATTGGGGGAATTTTATAGCAGCATGGAACTCGGGAGACTTCACTCAATATTTTATTAACACTTCGATTATATCAGTATTAACAACAGTCATTACCTTATTTATCTGTTCTTTGGCGGGCTATACGTTTGCGAAATTTAACTTTATGGGAAAGAAGCTGCTCTTTCTGTTATTTCTGGGAACGATGATGATCCCCATGCAAGTCATTATGATTCCGATATTTCTGATGATGTCAAAAATCGGTTTATTAAATTCTTATTGGTCTGTTATCCTGCCGCTGGTGGCAAACGCTTATGGGGTTTTCCTGATGAGGCAGTTTATGAGCACTATTCCAACTGAGCTTATGGAAGCGGCCCGAATTGACGGATGCTCGGAATTCCGGATTTTCTGGCAGATTATTTTGCCTTTAACCAAACCGGCACTGGTCACCTTGGGAATCTTAACGTTTCTTGGAGCCTGGAATGAATTTTTATGGCCATTAATTATGCTGGATTCACCGGATATGATGACGCTCCAAGTCGCTTTAACTCAGTTCCAGGGACAGTATGAGGTGAAATGGAATCTTTTAATGGCGGCATCTGCCTTATCCATGATTCCGATTGCTTTAATCTTTATTGTTTTTCAGCGTTATTTGGTAGAAGGAATCGCATCATCAGGGGTAAAGGGATAG
- a CDS encoding carbohydrate ABC transporter permease — MDLVKSIEVKEGRNHLAAKRYKWKQKLTPIGFMSPVLLIFSLFLFFPVLFAFFMSFHQWGMIGTPEFVGVENYVRLFKDPLFWISIKNTLIFSLSVPLKVAIALFIAVLLNQKIRGLGFYRAAFFFPVVLSMVVVGLVWQWMFSPSYGFINYVLEKLGLPLQNMLIDSDQAMIVLIIVSIWKGLGSNLLLFLAGLQAIPSSVYEAAEIDGANSWQKFWHITVQLLKPTTLFVLIITLIGSFKIFDLAYVITGGGPGTSTMVLVHYIYQEAFQRFDMGYASAAAYVFFIILFILTLVQMRVFKSDSEF, encoded by the coding sequence ATGGATTTGGTCAAGTCAATAGAAGTGAAAGAGGGACGCAATCATCTGGCGGCAAAACGATATAAATGGAAACAAAAATTAACTCCGATTGGATTTATGTCACCTGTTCTTCTTATTTTCTCCCTATTTTTATTCTTCCCGGTTTTATTTGCTTTCTTTATGAGCTTCCACCAATGGGGAATGATTGGAACGCCCGAATTTGTAGGCGTTGAAAACTATGTGCGTCTATTCAAAGACCCGCTTTTCTGGATTTCGATTAAGAACACTCTAATCTTCTCTCTTTCTGTTCCTTTAAAGGTGGCCATCGCTTTATTTATTGCGGTGCTTTTGAATCAGAAGATAAGGGGCTTAGGATTTTACCGGGCTGCCTTTTTCTTCCCGGTAGTTCTTTCCATGGTTGTCGTCGGATTGGTCTGGCAATGGATGTTCAGTCCAAGCTACGGCTTTATCAACTATGTATTAGAAAAGCTTGGCTTGCCGCTGCAGAATATGCTGATTGATTCAGATCAGGCAATGATTGTTTTGATTATTGTAAGTATCTGGAAAGGACTGGGGAGCAACCTGTTGTTATTTCTTGCCGGTTTACAAGCCATTCCGAGCAGTGTATATGAAGCTGCAGAAATCGATGGTGCTAATTCCTGGCAGAAATTTTGGCATATTACCGTACAGCTCCTGAAGCCTACAACACTATTTGTACTCATCATTACGTTAATCGGTTCATTTAAAATATTTGATCTGGCGTATGTCATAACAGGCGGCGGACCTGGCACGAGCACAATGGTTCTTGTTCATTATATTTATCAGGAGGCATTCCAGCGATTTGATATGGGGTATGCATCTGCGGCAGCATATGTATTCTTTATCATTCTATTTATTTTAACGCTGGTTCAAATGAGAGTGTTTAAATCCGACAGTGAATTCTAG
- a CDS encoding ABC transporter substrate-binding protein, translating to MLRKSKMSLLFAFVLILSLFVSACGGSENGGGEDGKVELRFILNNDSPTLVEQIKEFEKENPDIKVNVEKVPLDQFFEKIETMIAGGRTPDLLYTPVLATQRYANMDLLLDVSGDLKEEKDDFLPSTLVSVKNGDKVVGVPHFTDSIAVFYNKDLFEKAGVKVPESIETTWNWEEFTAAAEKVKSANNLKYGVSTGSDVSQFLPFLYQNKGTVLSEDQKSAGINSDSSIESIEFFKSLFDKGLASKESFIGSEKSDELFKQGQLPMVITFSGLINSFEKDIQGFEYGVTYLPKKEVTATKLGGANIVSFNETKHPKEAVKLMKYLTSEEKMAEFAAKEGVVPTRTSAQESVDYGAIDEGMQIIINEINSVPEFAVKDFSIPEYLGYKSILTSEMQSVILGEKSPQEAAESMEKQINNSVLKK from the coding sequence ATGTTAAGAAAAAGTAAAATGTCTTTGCTGTTCGCATTCGTCCTTATTTTATCCCTGTTTGTAAGCGCTTGCGGTGGATCTGAGAACGGGGGCGGCGAAGACGGAAAAGTTGAACTCCGTTTCATCCTTAATAATGACAGCCCAACTCTTGTAGAACAAATTAAGGAATTTGAAAAAGAAAATCCCGACATTAAAGTAAATGTTGAAAAAGTTCCTTTAGATCAATTCTTTGAAAAAATTGAAACAATGATTGCTGGAGGCAGAACACCTGACTTATTATACACTCCAGTACTAGCAACTCAGCGATATGCCAATATGGATCTGCTTTTGGATGTTTCCGGCGATCTTAAGGAAGAGAAGGATGATTTTCTCCCTTCTACTCTTGTAAGTGTAAAGAATGGAGATAAAGTAGTGGGAGTTCCTCATTTTACAGACAGCATTGCTGTTTTCTATAATAAAGATCTTTTTGAAAAAGCTGGCGTGAAAGTACCTGAATCCATTGAAACAACATGGAACTGGGAAGAATTCACTGCAGCTGCGGAAAAAGTAAAAAGTGCCAACAACTTAAAATATGGTGTCAGCACAGGAAGTGATGTATCACAATTTCTTCCATTCCTTTATCAAAATAAAGGAACTGTCTTAAGTGAAGACCAAAAATCTGCTGGAATCAATTCTGATTCCTCCATTGAGTCCATCGAATTTTTCAAATCATTATTTGATAAAGGTCTGGCTTCCAAAGAGTCCTTTATCGGGTCAGAAAAATCAGATGAGCTATTCAAGCAGGGACAGCTTCCAATGGTTATCACTTTCTCTGGACTGATCAATTCATTTGAAAAAGATATTCAAGGGTTTGAATATGGTGTGACATACTTGCCGAAAAAAGAAGTAACGGCAACGAAGCTGGGCGGGGCGAACATTGTTTCTTTTAATGAGACAAAGCATCCAAAAGAAGCAGTCAAACTGATGAAATACTTAACAAGCGAAGAGAAAATGGCTGAGTTTGCAGCTAAAGAAGGGGTCGTTCCTACCCGGACGAGTGCACAGGAATCTGTAGATTATGGGGCTATTGATGAAGGAATGCAAATCATTATTAACGAGATTAATAGTGTTCCTGAATTTGCAGTGAAAGATTTTTCAATTCCTGAATACTTAGGCTATAAATCAATTCTGACAAGCGAAATGCAATCGGTGATCTTAGGCGAAAAGTCTCCGCAAGAAGCTGCTGAATCTATGGAAAAGCAAATAAACAATTCGGTGCTAAAAAAATAA